A region from the Phycisphaerales bacterium genome encodes:
- a CDS encoding cyanophycinase — MNHTNTPAAVARTPRRIRGVAGFVAAPAMGLALLAGMFTGAMDAFAQGYVVAEGGGIGGSSAWADEIFSWMVEKVKLTPEHKPVVAIIGAVPLEMDDRVPVFQKAGAGEVRTIVITKENANDPKVAAQISTASIVFIRGGDQGRYVGWWKGTGIDRAIHSVYDKGGVVAGTSAGCAIQGEVTYDALKNSLQPLQILADAQHENLSLTHGFLGLVPGVIFDTHFTERGRLPRLGVFLARSREDLHANVVGLGVDPRTAVCVGIDGIAEIKGEGTVTVLVLDRDAEVRLEAGKPPSVPSLSYAQLPAGAKYDIKKRRVISWPAWVKPFPDLVPGERPKPRAPMPPGGIVPGDPYAERPDPVALDGSTPELAERGAWYIRDNSKQSPNEDGGTDEPAADASLIPGKGDLPFLISTQTWSERDAWTAMLLGQVACARENVAATLWLDDGVFGEYDGTGILRIDLKSTRSAVLLRTDSARIRQAMAKGPPRTSRRGKARERWLVAIDGARLDLLAPGATADLGQSTSRLGNDRTPSRVPDPVRDADR, encoded by the coding sequence ATGAACCACACGAATACTCCCGCGGCCGTCGCGAGAACACCCAGGAGAATCCGCGGAGTTGCCGGGTTTGTTGCCGCGCCCGCGATGGGCTTGGCTCTGCTGGCCGGGATGTTCACGGGCGCGATGGACGCATTCGCGCAGGGGTACGTCGTCGCCGAAGGTGGTGGTATTGGCGGCTCCTCCGCTTGGGCCGACGAGATCTTCTCATGGATGGTCGAGAAGGTGAAGTTGACTCCCGAGCACAAGCCGGTGGTCGCGATCATCGGGGCCGTGCCGCTCGAGATGGACGATCGAGTTCCGGTCTTTCAGAAGGCCGGCGCGGGCGAGGTCCGCACGATCGTCATCACCAAGGAGAACGCGAACGACCCCAAGGTGGCCGCCCAGATCTCCACAGCGAGCATCGTCTTCATCCGTGGCGGCGACCAGGGACGCTACGTCGGCTGGTGGAAGGGAACGGGCATCGATCGTGCGATCCACTCGGTGTACGACAAAGGGGGCGTCGTCGCGGGCACAAGCGCGGGCTGCGCGATCCAGGGCGAGGTGACCTATGACGCGCTCAAGAACTCGCTCCAGCCGCTCCAGATCCTTGCCGACGCGCAACACGAGAACCTCTCGCTCACGCATGGATTCCTCGGGCTGGTGCCCGGCGTGATCTTCGACACCCACTTCACCGAGCGCGGACGACTCCCCCGCCTCGGCGTCTTCCTCGCGCGATCGCGCGAGGACCTGCACGCCAACGTCGTGGGCCTGGGCGTCGATCCGCGCACGGCCGTCTGTGTGGGGATCGACGGGATCGCCGAGATCAAGGGCGAAGGCACGGTCACGGTCCTCGTGCTCGACCGCGATGCGGAGGTCCGACTCGAGGCCGGGAAGCCGCCGAGCGTGCCGTCGCTCTCCTACGCCCAACTTCCCGCAGGAGCGAAGTACGACATCAAGAAACGCCGGGTGATCTCCTGGCCGGCGTGGGTGAAGCCCTTTCCCGACCTCGTGCCAGGTGAGAGACCAAAGCCCCGGGCGCCCATGCCCCCCGGCGGGATCGTTCCTGGCGATCCATACGCCGAGAGGCCTGATCCCGTGGCGCTCGACGGCTCCACGCCCGAACTGGCCGAGCGCGGCGCGTGGTACATCCGCGACAACTCCAAGCAGTCGCCCAACGAGGATGGTGGGACCGACGAGCCGGCCGCGGATGCCTCGCTCATACCAGGCAAGGGCGATCTGCCTTTCCTCATCTCGACCCAGACATGGAGCGAGCGCGACGCGTGGACGGCGATGCTTCTTGGACAGGTCGCGTGCGCGAGAGAGAACGTCGCCGCGACACTCTGGCTCGATGACGGCGTCTTCGGCGAGTACGACGGCACGGGCATCCTTCGCATCGATCTCAAGTCAACTCGATCGGCCGTGCTCCTCCGCACGGACTCGGCCCGGATCCGCCAGGCGATGGCCAAGGGCCCGCCGCGAACCTCGAGACGAGGCAAGGCCCGTGAACGATGGCTCGTCGCGATCGACGGGGCCAGGCTCGACCTGCTCGCGCCGGGCGCCACGGCCGATCTCGGCCAATCGACCTCGCGCCTCGGTAACGACCGCACGCCGAGCCGAGTTCCAGACCCGGTCCGGGACGCCGATCGGTAA
- a CDS encoding MBL fold metallo-hydrolase translates to MSAPRRNHRDRIRRAGDIARSSVRRYPREILDSLRTRHHGHGLERAGSFIPEGFAAPLAASWLGHATVLLHLGGKWILTDPVFSSRIGVRFGPLVVGVKRLEPAPVHPEDLPELDAILISHAHFDHLDKPSLQALVRPSTVVVTAANTGRLIPRGFADVQELGWGRDIDLGGVRLRALQPQHWGARTAWDRHRGFNSYLIESNGHRTLFAGDTAKTDAFNSLANEGGVDLGIFGIGAYDPWIEAHASPEQVWAMHEASGGRYLLPIHHRTFKLSNEAADEPLARLQKAASPHSDRVIGQDLGMLWVPG, encoded by the coding sequence GTGAGTGCCCCGCGCCGAAACCACCGCGATCGGATCCGAAGGGCCGGCGACATCGCCCGCTCCAGTGTCAGGCGGTACCCGCGCGAGATCCTTGATTCACTCCGCACGCGTCACCATGGGCATGGCCTCGAGCGCGCCGGCTCATTCATTCCCGAGGGGTTCGCCGCGCCGCTCGCCGCGTCGTGGCTCGGGCACGCCACCGTCCTCCTCCACCTCGGCGGCAAGTGGATCCTCACCGATCCGGTCTTCTCCTCGCGAATCGGCGTTCGCTTCGGTCCGCTCGTCGTCGGCGTGAAGCGTCTCGAGCCGGCGCCGGTCCATCCCGAGGACCTCCCGGAACTCGACGCGATCCTCATCTCCCACGCGCACTTCGACCACCTCGACAAACCCTCGCTCCAGGCGCTCGTGCGCCCTTCGACCGTGGTCGTGACCGCCGCCAACACCGGACGCCTCATCCCGCGAGGGTTCGCCGATGTCCAAGAACTTGGTTGGGGCCGAGACATCGACCTGGGCGGCGTGCGCCTCCGCGCCCTCCAGCCCCAGCACTGGGGAGCACGCACCGCCTGGGACCGCCACCGCGGGTTCAACAGTTACCTCATCGAGTCCAACGGGCATCGCACCCTCTTCGCCGGAGACACCGCCAAGACCGACGCGTTCAACTCCCTGGCCAATGAGGGCGGCGTGGACCTGGGCATCTTCGGCATCGGAGCCTACGACCCCTGGATCGAGGCCCACGCCTCACCCGAACAGGTGTGGGCCATGCACGAGGCTTCGGGCGGAAGGTACCTCCTGCCGATCCATCACAGGACGTTCAAACTCAGCAACGAGGCGGCGGACGAACCGCTCGCGAGGTTGCAGAAGGCCGCAAGCCCGCACTCGGACCGGGTTATCGGGCAAGACCTGGGCATGCTCTGGGTTCCCGGATGA
- the ispF gene encoding 2-C-methyl-D-erythritol 2,4-cyclodiphosphate synthase — protein sequence MGATPVQTRFRIGHGYDLHRLEPIGTETTGQGVKPLVLGGVRIEHDRGPVAHSDGDALLHAVTDAILGALALPDIGQLFPDTDPRHESQDSSVFLHEAMRHASSRGYHVVNLDATVILERPKLSPHKEAMRERVAAILGVDRSCVNIKGKTHERVDAVGEGRAVEVHVVVLLEAMKELK from the coding sequence ATGGGAGCCACTCCAGTTCAAACCCGATTCCGAATCGGGCATGGGTACGACCTGCACCGCCTGGAGCCGATCGGCACCGAGACCACAGGGCAGGGTGTCAAGCCGCTGGTCCTGGGGGGCGTCCGAATCGAGCACGATCGCGGGCCTGTGGCGCACTCGGATGGCGATGCGCTCCTCCATGCCGTCACCGATGCGATTCTCGGGGCGTTGGCGTTGCCTGATATCGGGCAACTCTTCCCCGATACCGATCCGAGGCATGAATCGCAGGATTCGAGTGTGTTCCTTCACGAGGCGATGCGTCACGCATCTTCACGCGGCTATCACGTGGTGAATCTCGACGCGACGGTGATTCTGGAGCGTCCGAAGTTGTCGCCCCACAAGGAGGCGATGCGAGAAAGAGTCGCGGCGATCCTGGGTGTCGATCGGTCGTGCGTGAACATCAAGGGCAAGACGCACGAGCGGGTCGATGCCGTGGGTGAGGGTCGCGCGGTTGAGGTGCATGTGGTCGTGCTGCTTGAAGCGATGAAAGAGTTGAAGTAG
- a CDS encoding SDR family NAD(P)-dependent oxidoreductase, whose amino-acid sequence MPTNLHGKSILITGASSGIGLVTAHACARNGMNVLLCARRTELLDKAVAEIIAAGGKAVAEACDVTNPDDCARVVARTIESFGSIHAVFANAGYGVECKAHEMTDKDLRDIFECNFFGTINTIRPALPHLLAQKSGHVLICSSAMSKITIPLMFAYAATKSAQDHLGRAMRIELESSGIHVSTIHPIGTHTEFSKAMVERAGGKERTAGTSVTFKQSPERVANAIVRCLERPKGEVWTSLPARLLIALGTACPPFADAILRRRYKKRGGT is encoded by the coding sequence ATGCCCACCAATCTCCACGGCAAATCCATCCTCATCACCGGCGCCAGCAGCGGCATCGGCCTCGTCACCGCCCACGCCTGCGCACGCAACGGCATGAACGTCTTGCTCTGCGCCCGGCGCACCGAACTGCTCGATAAGGCCGTCGCCGAGATTATCGCGGCGGGCGGCAAGGCCGTCGCCGAGGCGTGCGATGTGACCAACCCCGACGACTGCGCGCGCGTCGTCGCCCGCACCATCGAGTCCTTCGGCTCCATCCATGCGGTCTTCGCCAACGCGGGCTACGGCGTCGAGTGCAAGGCCCACGAGATGACCGACAAGGACCTCCGCGACATCTTCGAGTGCAACTTCTTCGGCACAATCAACACCATCCGCCCCGCCCTCCCCCACCTCCTCGCGCAGAAGTCCGGGCATGTCCTCATCTGCTCCTCGGCGATGTCGAAGATCACCATCCCGCTCATGTTCGCCTATGCCGCGACCAAGTCCGCCCAGGACCACCTCGGAAGAGCCATGCGCATCGAACTCGAATCCAGCGGCATCCACGTCTCGACGATCCACCCCATCGGGACACACACCGAGTTCAGCAAGGCGATGGTCGAGCGTGCCGGCGGGAAGGAGCGCACCGCAGGCACGTCCGTCACCTTCAAGCAATCCCCCGAGCGCGTGGCCAACGCCATCGTCCGATGCCTCGAGCGCCCCAAGGGTGAGGTCTGGACGAGCCTGCCCGCGCGCCTGCTCATCGCACTGGGGACGGCCTGCCCGCCGTTCGCCGACGCCATCCTCCGACGACGCTACAAGAAACGCGGCGGCACGTGA
- the murJ gene encoding murein biosynthesis integral membrane protein MurJ translates to MRPTPDATPRDPSTAPTIGQGSPAVPTHASRSIAAAVRTVSGLTLVSRFAGLARDVVIVRIFGDTALASSFRAAYAIPNLFRRLFGEGALSAAFLPEYTLLSRDDPKRADQLSSLIVRLVLLATGALTFLGEIAFLVGLWLRRDNAELAMSLRLMMLMLPMMPAVCLTAVLGGMLQVHGRFAPPAAAPIILNLFQIAVGVLFFTGTLTDQPTLAYAIAAAALLASAAQVAWSLFALRGKVRWVGLFDLVKEPARNVKDRFIPASLGLGTLQLNTFLDMLIAMWPIWIGPTMLGRSVTLDQNSNAILSFTQTVYQFPLGVFGIAVATAVFPLLARTADKPDEFLDVLRRGVRLSLFIGLPASVGLWLVRDDIVSTLFTGSRDRGGFSAEGLARAGVVLSGFAPAIWAYSLNHVFTRAFYARGDTKTPMTLAACIVVLNLVLNLVLIWPLREAGLAYSTATTAIVQCLVLGFLLRFRQGVRTLDRHTILAITRIVLAAAIMGAAVYFVSPFLPRTGTGMHRAWVILSLCVVGGITYALAAILLRAPEWRWLLHKGTGERVTINE, encoded by the coding sequence ATGCGGCCCACACCTGACGCAACGCCGCGTGATCCCTCCACCGCGCCGACCATCGGGCAAGGTTCCCCCGCCGTTCCCACCCACGCCTCACGCTCCATCGCCGCTGCTGTCCGCACCGTCTCCGGGCTGACGCTCGTCTCCCGCTTCGCCGGGCTCGCGCGAGACGTCGTCATCGTGCGGATCTTCGGCGACACGGCCCTCGCCTCCTCCTTCCGTGCCGCGTACGCCATTCCCAACCTCTTCCGCCGGCTCTTCGGCGAGGGCGCGCTCTCCGCCGCCTTTCTCCCGGAGTACACCCTCCTCTCGCGCGACGACCCAAAGCGCGCCGACCAACTCTCCTCGCTCATCGTTCGACTCGTCCTCCTCGCGACCGGTGCCCTGACGTTTCTGGGAGAGATCGCGTTCCTCGTCGGCCTATGGCTCCGCCGTGACAACGCCGAACTCGCGATGTCGCTGCGACTCATGATGCTGATGCTCCCGATGATGCCCGCGGTCTGCCTCACCGCGGTGCTCGGCGGGATGCTCCAGGTCCACGGCCGATTCGCCCCGCCCGCCGCCGCACCGATCATCCTCAATCTCTTCCAGATCGCCGTGGGTGTGCTCTTCTTCACCGGCACCCTCACCGACCAGCCGACACTCGCCTACGCGATCGCCGCGGCCGCCCTGCTTGCGAGCGCCGCTCAGGTCGCGTGGTCGCTCTTCGCGCTCCGCGGCAAGGTCCGATGGGTCGGCCTTTTCGACCTCGTCAAAGAACCCGCGAGAAACGTCAAAGACCGATTCATCCCCGCGAGCCTGGGCCTGGGCACGCTCCAACTCAACACCTTCCTCGACATGCTCATCGCCATGTGGCCCATCTGGATCGGGCCCACCATGCTCGGGCGGAGCGTCACCCTCGACCAGAACTCCAACGCCATCCTCAGTTTCACCCAAACCGTGTATCAGTTCCCTCTCGGCGTCTTCGGCATCGCCGTCGCCACCGCAGTCTTCCCGCTCCTCGCTCGCACCGCCGACAAGCCCGATGAGTTCCTCGATGTCCTCCGTCGAGGCGTACGACTCTCACTCTTCATCGGCCTCCCCGCCTCGGTCGGCCTGTGGCTCGTCCGCGACGACATCGTCTCCACGCTCTTTACCGGCTCACGCGACCGTGGTGGATTCAGTGCCGAGGGTCTCGCTCGTGCCGGCGTGGTCCTCTCCGGCTTTGCCCCGGCAATCTGGGCATATTCCCTCAACCACGTCTTCACCCGCGCCTTCTACGCGCGGGGCGACACGAAGACCCCCATGACGCTCGCCGCCTGCATCGTCGTGCTCAACCTCGTCCTGAATCTCGTCCTCATCTGGCCCCTGCGCGAGGCGGGGCTCGCCTACTCCACCGCGACGACCGCCATCGTGCAATGCCTCGTTCTCGGGTTCCTCCTTCGATTCCGCCAGGGCGTGCGAACCCTCGACCGCCACACGATCCTCGCGATCACACGGATCGTGCTCGCCGCCGCGATCATGGGTGCCGCCGTTTACTTTGTGAGCCCGTTCCTCCCCCGCACCGGCACGGGCATGCACCGCGCCTGGGTCATCCTCTCGCTCTGTGTCGTCGGCGGCATCACCTACGCCCTGGCTGCCATTCTCCTCCGCGCCCCCGAATGGCGCTGGCTCCTCCACAAGGGCACCGGCGAACGGGTCACGATCAACGAGTAG
- the vanZ gene encoding VanZ family protein, translated as MSDSPRRSWRVAFALYAATLFTATHWPRLEVPMVVPRSDLYVHAGVFGVWTGLAIACGFFGPRLSRTNILATGLLGIAYAALDEALQAIPVLHRTAAFDDWAADCLGVVLVSIVALVLSRKVTHA; from the coding sequence GTGAGTGATAGCCCGCGTCGTTCGTGGCGCGTCGCCTTCGCCCTCTACGCCGCCACACTCTTCACCGCGACCCACTGGCCGAGGCTTGAGGTCCCGATGGTCGTCCCGCGCTCGGACCTCTACGTCCACGCGGGCGTCTTCGGCGTGTGGACCGGCCTCGCAATCGCATGCGGTTTCTTCGGCCCGCGCCTCTCCCGCACGAACATCCTCGCGACGGGCCTGCTCGGCATCGCCTACGCCGCCCTCGACGAAGCCCTCCAGGCAATTCCCGTCCTCCATCGGACCGCGGCGTTCGACGACTGGGCCGCCGACTGCCTGGGTGTTGTGCTTGTCAGCATCGTCGCGCTCGTTCTCTCCCGCAAAGTGACGCACGCATGA
- a CDS encoding ParA family protein, with amino-acid sequence MARVIAFMNQKGGVGKTTTTVNLAAAFARAGRPTLVVDLDPQAHASLHLGVDTSSIERSVYDVLIDSNADVDAAIHRTRENLHVLPAQTDLAGAETELALSSDVDRQRRLEHALARLQNRYEFVLIDCPPSLGQLTINGLVAAREVIMPMQAHFLALHGVSKLLETVSLVTQSLNPRLRVAGVVLCMHEAQSTHTKEVVADLEQFFDQQRENDVPWRFARVLRPVIRRNIKLAECPSFGQTIFEYAPIAPGAEDYAALANALLQAWDAMLAKRSTTQVETKPATSTPAQEDHPEPNVGVSA; translated from the coding sequence ATGGCCCGGGTCATCGCGTTCATGAATCAGAAGGGTGGCGTCGGGAAGACCACGACCACCGTGAACCTCGCCGCCGCGTTCGCCCGCGCCGGTCGCCCCACGCTCGTCGTGGACCTGGACCCCCAGGCCCACGCCTCGCTCCACCTTGGTGTGGACACGTCGAGCATCGAGCGATCGGTCTATGACGTGCTCATCGACTCCAACGCCGACGTCGATGCCGCGATCCACCGCACGCGTGAGAACCTGCACGTGCTTCCCGCCCAGACCGATCTCGCCGGGGCCGAGACCGAACTCGCGCTCTCCAGCGATGTTGACCGCCAGCGCCGCTTGGAACACGCCCTCGCCCGCCTCCAGAATCGCTATGAGTTCGTGCTGATCGACTGCCCGCCATCGCTGGGCCAACTCACGATCAACGGCCTCGTCGCCGCCCGCGAGGTCATCATGCCCATGCAGGCGCACTTCCTCGCGCTCCATGGCGTCAGCAAACTCCTCGAGACCGTCTCCCTCGTCACGCAGTCGCTCAATCCGCGCCTCCGCGTCGCGGGCGTCGTTCTCTGCATGCACGAGGCCCAGAGCACGCACACCAAGGAGGTCGTCGCCGACCTCGAGCAGTTCTTCGACCAGCAGCGCGAGAACGACGTCCCCTGGCGCTTCGCCCGCGTGCTCCGGCCCGTGATCCGCCGGAACATCAAACTCGCCGAGTGCCCCAGTTTCGGGCAGACGATCTTCGAGTACGCCCCCATTGCTCCCGGGGCCGAGGACTACGCCGCCCTCGCAAACGCCCTCCTGCAAGCCTGGGACGCGATGCTCGCCAAGAGATCGACGACGCAGGTCGAGACCAAGCCCGCGACATCCACCCCGGCCCAAGAGGATCATCCCGAGCCCAACGTCGGAGTTTCCGCGTGA
- a CDS encoding undecaprenyl/decaprenyl-phosphate alpha-N-acetylglucosaminyl 1-phosphate transferase — protein MIPQISSSLFETQSPDVNDQIEILRAKVVELSNQVDQVAQAAGIEHAADHATRLSIFHGYIGVFFIAFLGTLLVTPIMRRLAVSHGIIDRPNEARKVHKQPIAYLGGVAVYAGLMLGILFSYIGPRIPGLLTTHATTHTDFAGDVAPVPLSVLLGLTIIMIIGLIDDVTGISPRVKVGGQLVAAAALAVENFGVKLATGFLQPIGMLIGNEHLVWNIPLPFSIPGLNLDHITLDVIYWTGTAIIAFAVIGLCNAANLIDGLDGLLTGTTAISSVGFLVLALGLALADDGPRDSQRIVLCLALFGACLGFLPHNFNPANIFLGDAGSMLLGFTSCVIILSFGDTGKTFIVVAGLLVFALPVIDTSLAIVRRVMARKSISEADDQHLHHMLKRSLGVKGAVFVLYGIAASFATLGVLISMVRARSIYAIALVIAAFIGVIAIKIARKKLIEEQANRFDSRPASTSNPTAEAPKSPATPIAPRTPTPEPASQ, from the coding sequence ATGATTCCCCAGATCTCCTCCTCGCTCTTTGAGACCCAGTCGCCCGACGTGAACGACCAGATCGAGATCCTGCGCGCCAAGGTGGTCGAACTCTCGAACCAGGTCGACCAGGTCGCCCAGGCCGCAGGCATCGAGCACGCCGCCGACCACGCCACGCGCCTCAGCATCTTCCACGGCTACATCGGCGTCTTCTTCATCGCCTTTCTCGGGACGCTCCTCGTCACGCCGATCATGCGGCGGCTGGCCGTCTCTCACGGCATCATCGATCGCCCCAACGAGGCGCGAAAAGTCCACAAGCAGCCCATCGCCTACCTCGGCGGCGTCGCCGTCTATGCAGGCCTGATGCTCGGGATTCTCTTTAGTTACATCGGTCCTCGAATCCCCGGCCTGCTCACGACGCACGCCACCACGCACACCGACTTCGCCGGCGATGTCGCCCCCGTGCCTCTCTCGGTGCTGCTGGGTCTCACCATTATCATGATCATCGGGCTGATCGACGACGTGACGGGAATCAGCCCGCGCGTGAAGGTCGGCGGACAACTCGTCGCCGCCGCCGCCCTCGCCGTCGAGAACTTCGGCGTGAAACTCGCCACAGGATTCCTCCAGCCCATCGGCATGCTCATCGGCAATGAGCACCTCGTCTGGAATATCCCACTCCCATTCTCGATCCCAGGCCTGAACCTCGACCACATCACCCTCGACGTGATCTATTGGACCGGGACGGCCATCATCGCCTTCGCGGTCATTGGGCTGTGCAACGCCGCCAACCTCATCGACGGGCTTGATGGCCTCCTCACCGGCACCACCGCCATCTCCTCCGTCGGGTTCCTTGTCCTTGCCCTGGGACTGGCGCTCGCCGACGATGGCCCGCGCGACTCCCAGCGCATCGTCCTTTGCCTCGCCCTCTTTGGCGCCTGCCTGGGCTTCCTTCCCCACAACTTCAATCCCGCCAACATCTTCCTGGGCGATGCCGGGTCGATGCTCCTGGGGTTCACCTCCTGCGTCATCATTCTGTCCTTCGGCGACACTGGCAAGACGTTCATTGTCGTGGCGGGGCTGCTGGTCTTTGCCCTTCCTGTCATCGACACCTCCCTCGCCATCGTGCGACGGGTCATGGCCAGGAAGTCCATCTCCGAGGCCGACGACCAGCACCTCCACCACATGCTCAAGCGGTCGTTGGGGGTCAAGGGCGCGGTCTTTGTGCTCTATGGCATCGCCGCCTCATTCGCCACGCTGGGCGTCCTGATCAGCATGGTCAGGGCCCGGTCGATCTATGCCATCGCCCTGGTCATCGCGGCGTTCATCGGCGTCATCGCCATCAAGATCGCCCGCAAGAAACTCATCGAGGAACAGGCCAACCGATTCGACTCCAGACCCGCCTCCACGTCGAATCCAACCGCCGAAGCCCCCAAGTCCCCGGCAACGCCGATCGCTCCGCGAACCCCCACGCCCGAACCGGCGTCCCAATGA
- a CDS encoding GDP-mannose 4,6-dehydratase yields the protein MPDRGSNPTTKHPRRVLVTGGAGFIGSHLCDQLLAEGRSVVVVDNLSTGRRSNLPATHEDLSFIESDVREAILGPLTHETFDEIYHLAAAVGVKLVIDDPISAIDTNVELTSAVLRFAARAGPRQSPAPVLIASSSEVYGKSTKTPFHEDDDSVYGSTTITRWSYACSKAIDEFLALAYHRQRAVPAVVTRFFNTVGPRQLGEYGMVLPRFVAAALDDAPLTVHGDGTQIRCFCDVRDVVEVLPRLLRAPACHGRVFNVGSDTPISILDLANRVKLVLKSKSSVKMVPYAADYPVGFEDLLRRVPSLDRLRDAVGFEPRFSLDQTIVDLAESINRRDVSALQSSAHTAVSKGNTR from the coding sequence ATGCCCGACCGAGGATCCAACCCGACGACGAAACACCCGCGCCGCGTCCTCGTGACCGGCGGGGCGGGTTTCATCGGCTCACACCTGTGCGACCAACTGCTCGCCGAGGGGCGATCCGTCGTCGTCGTCGACAACCTCTCCACCGGTCGACGCTCCAATCTCCCCGCCACGCACGAGGATCTGTCCTTCATCGAGAGCGACGTCCGCGAGGCGATTCTGGGACCGCTCACCCACGAGACCTTCGACGAGATCTATCACCTCGCCGCGGCCGTCGGCGTCAAACTCGTGATCGACGACCCCATCTCCGCGATCGACACGAATGTCGAGCTCACCTCCGCGGTCCTTCGCTTCGCCGCCAGGGCGGGCCCGAGACAATCGCCTGCGCCTGTCCTCATCGCCTCGAGTTCCGAGGTGTATGGCAAATCGACCAAGACGCCCTTCCACGAGGACGACGACTCGGTCTATGGCTCGACGACGATCACGCGCTGGTCGTACGCGTGCTCCAAGGCGATCGATGAGTTCCTCGCCCTCGCCTATCACCGCCAGCGTGCCGTCCCCGCAGTGGTCACACGATTCTTCAACACCGTCGGCCCGCGCCAACTCGGGGAGTATGGCATGGTCCTCCCCCGGTTCGTCGCCGCCGCTCTCGACGACGCGCCACTGACCGTCCATGGCGATGGCACACAGATCCGCTGCTTCTGTGACGTGCGTGATGTCGTTGAGGTCCTGCCCCGGCTCCTCCGCGCGCCAGCATGCCATGGCCGAGTCTTCAACGTCGGGAGCGACACGCCCATCAGCATCCTCGACCTGGCGAATCGGGTGAAGTTGGTCCTTAAGTCCAAGTCGTCCGTAAAGATGGTGCCTTACGCCGCGGACTATCCCGTCGGCTTTGAGGATCTTCTTCGCCGCGTCCCCTCGCTCGATCGGCTCCGTGACGCGGTTGGTTTCGAGCCGAGGTTCTCGCTCGACCAAACCATCGTGGATCTTGCCGAATCGATCAACCGGCGCGACGTGTCCGCTCTCCAGTCCTCGGCCCACACTGCCGTTTCCAAGGGGAATACCCGATGA